In Mobula hypostoma chromosome 24, sMobHyp1.1, whole genome shotgun sequence, a genomic segment contains:
- the LOC134337536 gene encoding protein fem-1 homolog C-like, protein MDIKTAVFNAARDGKLKLMQKLLSNRTAEELEAVTLEKTNGGTPLLIASRYGHLQVVDYLMEHCKAKVELGGSVNFDGETIEGAPPLWAASAAGHLSVVRSLLEHGASVNNTTLTNSTPLRAACFDGHLEIVKYLIEHKADMEVANRHGHTCLMISCYKGHKEIAKYLLEKGADVNRKSVKGNTALHDCAESGSLEIMKMLLKCGAKMEKDGYGMSPLLAASVTGHMNIVEFLINHSQTKKEDRIDALELLGATFIDKKRDLLGAMKFWKRAMEMRHCDRTKIVKKPQVEQLVLAYDYAKEVVTSEELEALITDPDEMRMQALLIRERILGPSHPDTSYYIRYRGAVYADSGNFERCINLWKYALNMQQNNLDPLSPMTASSLLSFAELFSFVLQDRSKGNLAMKVSFNDLMGILCKSVREVERAVNQRENPPEVAQFTKALSIILHLISLLEKVKCSPDQEHYKKQTIYRLLKLNPRGKGGFTPLHLAVDKDTTSVGRYPVCKFPSLQVTSVLLECGADIDSRDYENNTPLHIAAFNNNLDIMNMLIDTGAHFDATNSSKKTAWDLLDEKKMVKNLIQPINHITLQCLAARAIEKHKVVYKGLIPEELDAFIQLH, encoded by the coding sequence ATGGACATCAAGACGGCGGTGTTCAACGCAGCTCGGGATGGCAAATTGAAACTTATGCAAAAGTTGCTCAGCAACCGGACCGCCGAGGAGCTGGAGGCGGTGACTCTGGAGAAGACCAACGGCGGCACCCCGCTGCTCATCGCCTCCAGGTACGGACACCTGCAGGTGGTTGACTACCTGATGGAGCACTGCAAGGCCAAGGTGGAGCTCGGCGGCTCCGTTAACTTCGACGGGGAGACCATCGAGGGCGCCCCGCCACTGTGGGCGGCGTCGGCCGCTGGGCACCTGTCGGTGGTGCGGAGCCTGCTGGAGCACGGCGCCTCCGTCAACAATACCACCCTGACCAACTCCACCCCTCTGCGGGCCGCATGCTTCGATGGCCACCTGGAGATCGTCAAGTACCTGATCGAGCACAAGGCGGACATGGAGGTGGCCAACAGGCACGGCCACACCTGCCTTATGATTTCCTGCTACAAAGGCCACAAAGAGATTGCTAAGTATCTGCTGGAGAAAGGGGCCGATGTAAATAGGAAAAGTGTGAAGGGGAACACGGCTTTGCATGATTGTGCAGAATCAGGAAGCCTGGAAATCATGAAGATGCTGTTAAAGTGTGGAGCTAAGATGGAAAAGGATGGCTATGGAATGAGCCCCTTGCTGGCAGCCAGTGTCACAGGTCACATGAACATAGTGGAGTTTCTTATAAATCACTCGCAGACTAAGAAGGAAGATCGAATTGATGCGCTCGAGCTTCTGGGTGCGACTTTTATTGATAAGAAAAGGGATTTACTTGGAGCTATGAAGTTTTGGAAGCGAGCAATGGAGATGAGACACTGTGATAGGACTAAAATAGTTAAGAAGCCACAAGTAGAACAATTGGTGCTGGCCTACGATTATGCAAAGGAAGTAGTGACTTCTGAAGAATTAGAAGCCCTGATAACAGACCCTGATGAAATGAGGATGCAGGCTTTACTGATCAGAGAGAGAATTCTTGGTCCATCCCATCCAGACACTTCTTACTACATCCGTTACCGAGGTGCTGTCTATGCTGACTCTGGCAACTTTGAACGATGCATCAATTTGTGGAAGTATGCACTAAATATGCAGCAGAACAATTTAGACCCCTTGAGCCCTATGACTGCAAGTAGCTTGCTATCGTTCGCTGAGCTCTTTTCATTTGTCCTGCAAGACCGTTCAAAGGGTAACCTGGCCATGAAGGTGTCTTTCAATGATCTTATGGGTATCCTGTGCAAAAGCGTTCGTGAAGTAGAACGGGCAGTGAACCAACGAGAGAACCCACCAGAGGTTGCACAATTCACCAAAGCTTTGTCCATTATTTTGCACTTGATCTCCTTGTTGGAAAAGGTAAAGTGTAGCCCTGACCAGGAGCACTACAAGAAACAAACCATTTATAGGCTCTTGAAGTTGAACCCAAGAGGAAAAGGTGGGTTTACCCCACTACATCTAGCGGTTGATAAGGATACAACATCAGTTGGTCGCTATCCAGTTTGCAAATTTCCTTCATTGCAAGTGACCTCTGTTCTTCTGGAATGTGGTGCTGATATTGACTCGAGAGATTATGAGAACAACACTCCCTTGCACATTGCTGCATTCAACAACAATCTCGATATCATGAACATGCTAATTGACACTGGTGCACATTTTGATGCCACTAATTCCTCCAAGAAAACTGCTTGGGATTTGCTGGATGAGAAGAAGATGGTCAAGAATTTGATTCAGCCCATCAACCACATCACCCTCCAGTGCCTTGCTGCTCGTGCGATTGAAAAACATAAGGTGGTTTATAAAGGATTAATTCCAGAAGAACTGGATGCTTTCATTCAACTACACTGA